A stretch of the Deinococcus misasensis DSM 22328 genome encodes the following:
- a CDS encoding macro domain-containing protein — MILHVQGDATQPQGNGNKILVHVCNDAGKWGKGFVLAVSRRWKAPEQQFKLWAAGKLSLPFQLGEVLFVQVEESLWVANLIGQHGIKTHANRNSPPPVRYDAIKQGLQKVALFAQEHQASIHMPRIGAGLAGGDWTHIETIIQRSLLSMGLHVTVYALDAST; from the coding sequence ATGATCCTTCATGTGCAGGGAGATGCCACGCAACCTCAGGGCAATGGCAACAAAATACTGGTGCATGTCTGCAACGATGCCGGAAAGTGGGGCAAAGGATTTGTGCTTGCGGTTTCCAGACGCTGGAAAGCCCCTGAACAACAATTCAAACTGTGGGCTGCAGGAAAACTGTCCCTCCCTTTTCAACTGGGCGAAGTGCTTTTCGTGCAGGTGGAAGAAAGCCTCTGGGTGGCCAACCTGATTGGGCAGCATGGGATCAAAACCCATGCCAACCGAAATTCGCCCCCTCCAGTTCGATATGATGCCATCAAGCAGGGGCTTCAAAAAGTTGCGTTGTTTGCTCAGGAACATCAGGCCAGCATTCACATGCCCAGAATCGGAGCAGGACTGGCAGGTGGAGATTGGACACACATCGAAACCATCATCCAGAGGTCTTTGTTGAGCATGGGACTGCATGTGACAGTTTATGCTCTGGATGCATCAACGTGA